Proteins encoded in a region of the Diospyros lotus cultivar Yz01 chromosome 9, ASM1463336v1, whole genome shotgun sequence genome:
- the LOC127809426 gene encoding transcription factor bHLH111, which yields MQIVNMAANMAEECTGSSMASSSATPNWWPDLHVTSLSSWSSNTNPWQPQNPNSNSSGEEDVSISTSFTNASNQSGLSVDSPRHLVESASASELIAETASDNHLWINHVLLSSTGQEAGENSINFLPSKASCTGIFEPACDYLKKMDNSWELTSPPSLNNFEKQFNGFNDGLIESERLNKLSNLVSHWSIAPPDSEINHQFDPRDCHISLSSTMDHRFPQSTDHFVHMKQTMSNIPTLFGGSNMNRNSGSFPCNGHLGVKVKDENGGIHFSGSGSGGYEMGLNNSMVGDSTKYYCGMPDVPCTNTRSFTDLISFNSLLSKPSSVDVHASKPVLRSLHLPDSKKQGNQSPNSHHKILSTSHTRGNTFRGQGINNDGKKKRLEEASETNIKKAKHENSTVSAGKVQVQKVKIADKISALQQIVSPFGKTDTASVLGEAIGYIKFLQEQVQLLSNPYMKANASKDPWGALDRKGREEMKLDLKSRGLCLVPISCTPQVYREITGSDYWTPTYRGCLYR from the exons ATGCAAATTGTTAATATGGCTGCAAATATGGCTGAAGAATGTACGGGCAGTTCCATGGCTTCCTCTTCTGCTACGCCCAACTGGTGGCCTGATCTCCATGTGACATCTCTCTCGTCGTGGAGCAGTAACACCAATCCATGGCAGCCTCAAAACCCTAATTCCAACTCTTCTGGGGAGGAGGATGTTTCCATCTCTACCTCATTTACAAACGCCTCCAACCAGTCCGGGTTGAGCGTCGACTCGCCTCGCCACCTCGTTGAGTCTGCTTCTGCCAGCGAGTTGATTGCAGAAACTGCTTCTGATAATCACCTCTGGATCAACCATGTTCTATT AAGTAGCACTGGCCAAGAGGCTGGAGAGAACTCAATCAACTTTTTGCCATCCAAGGCTTCGTGCACCGGTATTTTTGAACCAGCCTGCGACTACCTGAAGAAAATGGACAACAGTTGGGAACTCACCAGCCCACCATCTTTGAACAACTTCGAGAAGCAGTTTAATGGGTTTAACGATGGCTTGATTGAAAGTGAAAGGTTAAACAAACTGTCAAACTTAGTCAGCCACTGGTCTATTGCTCCCCCAGACTCAGAGATCAACCACCAGTTTGACCCAAGAGACTGCCACATATCTTTGTCTTCAACAATGGATCATAGGTTTCCACAGTCGACTGACCATTTTGTCCATATGAAGCAGACAATGAGCAATATTCCAACGTTGTTTGGAGGCAGCAACATGAACAGAAACTCTGGTTCGTTTCCATGTAATGGGCATCTTGGGGTGAAAGTGAAGGATGAAAATGGAGGGATTCATTTCAGTGGCAGTGGAAGTGGAGGATATGAGATGGGACTAAACAATTCAATGGTTGGTGATAGCACCAAGTACTATTGTGGAATGCCAGATGTGCCATGCACTAACACAAGAAGCTTTACGGATCTTATAtcttttaatagtttattaagCAAGCCATCATCAGTGGATGTTCATGCATCCAAGCCAGTTTTAAGGTCACTGCACTTACCTGATTCTAAGAAGCAGGGAAACCAATCACCTAATTCCCAT CATAAAATATTGTCAACAAGCCACACAAGAGGCAACACCTTTAGAGGGCAGGGCATTAACAATGacggaaaaaagaaaaggttagAAGAGGCTTCAGAGACAAACATAAAGAAGGCTAAGCATGAGAACTCTACAGTCTCCGCTGGAAAG GTGCAGGTTCAAAAAGTCAAGATTGCGGACAAAATCTCAGCGCTCCAACAAATTGTGTCTCCATTTGGAAAG ACTGATACTGCATCTGTGCTGGGGGAGGCAATTGGCTATATAAAGTTCCTTCAGGAGCAAGTGCAG CTACTGAGCAACCCTTACATGAAAGCCAATGCAAGCAAG GATCCTTGGGGAGCCTTGGACAGAAAGGGTAGGGAAGAAATGAAGTTGGATCTCAAGAGCCGAGGTCTTTGCCTAGTTCCTATCTCGTGTACACCTCAAGTTTATCGTGAGATTACTGGATCCGACTACTGGACGCCGACATATAGAGGGTGTTTATATAgatga